GCTTGGGATCAAACGAAACCATCTGCGGCATCGCACCACCAGATGGCCGGCCTTGCGTGCCTCCCCGGCAGCAGGAGTAAGCTGCAGTCGCCGGCGCATCCCCAGGCCCGGCATCCCACATCGATGCAACATCACGCCGTCAGGAGGAAGAACATGGCTTTCTCTGCTCGCGCTTCCGATGCTCCGCTCGCCCAGATCAACGTGACACCACTGGTCGATGTCCTGCTGGTGCTGCTGGTGATCACCATGATCACCTCGCCCGTGCTCACCCACAAACTGAAGCTCGACCTGCCGCAACCGGGCACCGTGGACAAGGCAACGCCCACCGAAACCGTGCAGCTGTCCATCCATGCCGATGGATCGATGACCTGGAACGACAGCCCCGTCGATGCCGCGATGCTGTCCTCTCAACTCGCCGTGGCCGCACACCGGTCCGAACAGCCGAGCCTGCTGATCGACCCCGCGGACGGCGTGTCCTACCAGACGGTTGCCGACGTGATTGCCGATGCCCGGCGACAAGGCCTGCAGAAGATCGATTTCATGGGTTCGCGCTGAATCGAACGCATGGCCTGCGAAGGTGCCTGCGCACCTTCGCAGGAGTCGCGTGGCTCATGCCTGCGGCAAGGCGACCTCGCTCGATGCATCCAGCGTTATCCGGTGGACGGTGTGCAAGGGCCCCAGCTGATCACGCGCATCGAAAGTGACGTACTGAATTTCGTCGACCACCATCGACAACGGCGGCGCATCGAGGGCCGCCAGGCGCTCGCGCACCACGGCCGCAGGCACGCATTGGCGATACAGGCCCAGGGTAATGTGAGGCACATACGCCGCCTGCCTGATCTCGCGCGCCGCCTGCCCCAGGACACGTCGCCAATCCGCCAGCCGCTCCATGGGATCGCCCACGGGAACAAAGGCGGCGCTGGCGAAACTGTCCGGTCGAGCCAACGGCAAGCGGCACGAAGCGCCTGCGAAACGTTCCAGCGACGCCTGCTGCTGCGCCAGACCGCTGGCGGGAAAGTCATCATCCAACGGGCCCTCGCCCGGGAAGCCGCAGACATACAGGGTGAGGTGGGGCTGTCGACGGGGGCTGGGGTGGATCAGGTCGGCGAGCTGCGCGCGCGCCGTCTCGAGGTATCCGAGCAAGTCGGCATCCTGCACCGGCACCACCCAGACACCATAGCGCCGGCGTCCCCGGTGCCACTCGGGATAATCACGCAGGTCGGCAACCAGCGTTTCGGAGGGGCCCGCCTGAAGGTCGGAAAAGAGCATGACCTGATGGTACCGGTTCCCTCGTACACGCTGCGCCCCTGCGTAACGTCATGTCGCCGGCGCGCGCCCGGCCCGCTAAAGTGACCCGGCCAGACGCCCAGGAGAATGCCATGCCCCGCTCGCGTCATCCCGTACTCGCCGCCATCCTCTGGGGTGGCTTCGTCGCCGGCACGCTGGATATCGGCGCCGCCTCGCTCATCAGCGGCTACAGTCCCATGGTGATCCTCAAATACGTCGCCGGTGGCGTGCTGGGCAAAGGCTCCCTCGCCGGCGGGCCCGCGGAAGCCGCGCTGGGCATGGTGCTGCAGTGGGCCATGTCGTTGCTGATCGCCGCCATCTTCGTGCTCATCGTCGGCCGACGCGTGGCCGCCACGCGCCAGTGGCCCGTCTGGGGCGTAGCCTACGGCGTGGTGGTGTTCTTCGTGATGAACTACGTGGTGATGCCGCTCTCGGCGCTACAGAAAGTGCCGCACTTCAGCGTCTTCAGCTTCATCGCCAACTTCGCAGCGATGCTGCTGTTCGGCTGGATCATTGCGCTCTTCACGCGCAACAAGCTCGCTGGTTGAGGCTCGTCGCGCACATCTTGGCAGGAGCGCCCCCGGGCGCGATCGCGACAATTCAAACGCAAGGCAGGCCTGATGTTGCCATCGCGCCCAAGGGCGCTCCTACATTGCCGGCGTCGGATGCGGCACACTGGCGGCGACTGAACGCTTTGCCTGCCCGATGCCCTATCCCCCACACATCGCCACGCCTTCCGGCACCTGGTGCCTCTACCTGATCGAGTGCCGCGACGGCTCGTATTACGCGGGCATCACCAACGATCTCGATGCACGCTACCAGGCGCACGTGGACGGCAAGGGTGCACGCTATACACGCTCTCACCCTCCCCTGCGCCTGATCGGTTCGCGCGTTTATGAAAACCGTTCGGCGGCATCGCGTGCCGAGTGGGAGATCAAGCAGCTGCCGAAGCAGCGGAAGATTGCATACCTGACGGCGCCGGCAGGTTGAACGCCGTCAGGGCCGGAACCAGCCGTATACGAGATTGAGCAGGTCACCCGCGGTCGACTCCGGCCGGGTGTAGCCGCCGAAGAACTTCACGTCCCGGCCATCCCACAAACGCACGTAGGACACAGAGTGCGGCGGAACCGGGGCGCCCTCGGGAATTTTCGGCGGAGGCGCGGACCAAGCCTTGTTGGCCAGGCAGGTGAAGGCAGCGATGTCGCCCTTGTCCAAAGGCCGTGTTTCCAAGGCCTCCCATTGCTCGAACTTGTTGCGCACCACACGGTGCGTCACCAGTTGGGCGCGCTTGGCGAAACGTGCCCACAGCGCATCGTAATCGGAGGATCCCTCGCTGCAGCGGTGGATCTCCGCAGCACGTGCCCTGTCCAGATCGACGATCAAGGTCGTCGAACATCCCCAGCCCCATGAGGTCAGGGTCAGGCCACGCGATGGGCGTGGTGCCGCCTGGTGATCGTCGACCGGAAACCATTTGTCGTTCGCATCGGGCGGGTTCTCCACACCCTGCTTCACGACCGCACCAAATGGGCGGTGATCGCAGTCATCCTGAGCGACCGCCGCAGTTGCAGCGAACGCCAGCAGGCAAGCCGAAGCCCATACGCGGCAACGCTCCATGTCACTTTCCCTGTCCAGACCAGACCACGCATCCTACGTGATCCGGCCTGTGCAGGAACAGCAACGGCAGGCTGGCGATCAGGACGGCTTCTTCAGCATCGCCGTGATCTTGTCCAGCTGCTCGCGATATCCGTCCAGTGTTTTCGCGGTGACTTGCGCGAACTGGCTGGCCTCGTCCCAGCGACGTGCCTCGATGGCTTCGCGCACGCCCGGCACGGTCTTCACGCCGTAACCGGTGAGCATGCCGGGCGCATAGATCATGTGCTGGAACCACGGGCGCCCCGGCAAACCCTCACCACGGGTGAGCGCATGCTCCATCTGCCCCATCAGCGCGTTGACCTGCTCCTGCTGCGCGGCCGACAGTTTGAAGCCGGCGGACGCACGCTCGTTGTAGGCCACATCGAATGCCTGCGCGCTCTTCTTCAGTTTCTTCGCGGCATCGTCCAGCGGCGCGAGCTTGATGTCGGGCACATCGGAATCACGCTCGGGCGGCAGGATCGGACGCGTCGGGTCGGACACCAGCGCATAGGCATGCTTGTCCAGCAGCTGATGCTGCTGCTCGGTGTCCTTGCGGGTGTCCTCCACCAGCTTGTGCAACTGATCCACGTAGCGATCCAGCGTGTCGCTGAAATCGCCGAAGCGCATTGGCAGCACGCTGGCATCGGCGGTGCGCAGCACGATATGGCCGGCCACCTTGGACAGCGCCACGCCGTACTGGAAATCCGGATCGCCAAAGCGCACGTAGTGGTCGAACGTATCGTACGCGGAGTGATACACGCCGCCGCTTTCGTCCTCACCATTGAAGCCGATATCCAGCGAAGCGACGCCCACGTGCTGCAGGAAGGCACTGTAATCGGAGCCCGAGCCCAAGGCTGCGATCGGCACGTCGCCGCCCGCCGCGGCGAGCTTGGCGAACTCCTTGGTTTCCGCCTTGGCATCCTTGCTGCTGCCCTCGACCATCACATGCGCGCGCATGCGTTCGAGCACGCTGCCCTTGGTCTCCGGATCGGTCACGCTGCCTGCCACCTGGTTCACCAGATGCTGGAAGGAATGGCTGCCGCCCGCCTCCAGGAAGCCGCGCCCGTTGGTATCGGAGTTGAGGTAGAGCACGGCCTTCTGCCGGAGCTCGTCCGCATGCGTTTCGGCCCATTCGGTGGAACCGAGCAGGCCGGCTTCTTCGCCGTCCCAACTGGCATAGACCAGCGTGCGCTGCGGCTTCCAGCCCTGCTTGTAGAGCGTGCCGATGGCTTTCGCTTCAGCCAGCAAGGCCACGTTGCCGGCCAGCGGATCCCATGCACCGAACACCCAGCCGTCATGGTGGTTGCCGCGCACGATCCAGCGATCGGGCTCGGTGGAACCCTTGATGGTCGCGATGACGTCGTACACCGGCTTCTGGCCCCAGTCCGACAGCACCGTCAGGTGCACGGGCGCCGAGCTCGGTCCGATGTGATAGGTGATGGGCAACGCACCGCGCCAACCGCCAGGCGCCACCGGACCGGTCAGCGACTTCAGCAACGGCGTGGCGTCGGCATAAGAAATTGGCAGCACCGGAATCTTCAGGACGGTCTTGGCATCCTTCAGCGCCAGGCGCTTGGCGTCGGGCGTGGAGCCGATGCCGGGTGTCAGCGGGTCGCCGGGATACTGCTGCATGTCGGCCACCGAGCCGCGCTGCACGCCGTCTTCCGGGCGCCAGCCGCCCTTCGGATAGGTGTCGCCCTCGGCATAACCATCGTCGCGCGGGTCGGAATAGATCAGGCAGCCCACTGCGCCATGCTCCTGCGCCAGCTTGGGCTTGAGGCCGCGCCAGCCACCGCCGTAACGCGTGATGACGATCTTGCCGCGCACGTCGATGCCGCGGCGGGCGAGATCCTTGTAGTCATCGGGCATGCCGTAGTTGACGTACACCAGCGGCGCGCTCACGTCGCCGTCGCCGCCGTAGACGTTGTACGGCGGCAGCACGTCCTGCTTGATGGCGGACGAGGCATCGCCAGCCACGGCCGGCTCATGCAGCTTCGCGGTATACGGATGCGGTCCCTTCAGTTCCAGCGCCACTTTCTTCGGCGTGGGATAGAGCACGTTGAAGGTTTCGATGTGGGCATCCCAGCCCCACTCCTTGAACTTGGCCAGCATGAATTCCGCATTGGCCTTGTCGTGCGGCGAGCCCACCTGGTTGGGGGCCGAGGACATCTGCTTGAGCCACTCGCGCTGGTCGGCCGGATCGAGCAAGGCATCGAAGCGCTGCTCCAGGCTTTGCTGCGCGGTGGCACCGTCGGCGCTGAAGCCGAGCATGCCCGCGTCCTTGTGGCTGTTGTCATCCGCGGCCAGGGCGCCGCCCATGGAAGCGAGCAGGCAAGCCGCCAGCAGCGGCCGTATCGTCAAACGGGTCATGCGTTGTCTCTCCCCAGCGGTGGCACGAATGGTTACCGGCGCGCTCTCCCTTCGCGCCGACGTTCAATGCTGTCGCGACACTTATACCCTCTCACCTGTCCCACGGCGTTCGCCTAGGGCAAAAGTCATGCTTCCGGGATGCCGCCGCTCAGGATGCGGGCAAGCGCGACGCCTTCCATGCGGCCAGCCGCTCGTCAATGTAGCGATCCACCTCCGCCTCGGTCTTCAGTACCGGCATCACGTGCCCGGTGTTGCCCTGCGCATCGGGTACGGGCAGGCGCGACACCAGCTCGGCGTAGACCTGTTGCAGATGCGAAGGCTCGCCTGCCGCCGGGTTCTTGCCCTTGGAGGTGGGCGGCATCACGCCGGCCAGCGGATCGTCGGTGCGCGGCGTGGCGAGCGTGAGTGCATCGCCCACGTCGGGCGCCGCCGCGTCGCGGGCGGTCAGCGCCGCCACGCCCCAGCGTGTTTCCACCGTGCGCAGGATCGAGGTGTGGTCCAGCGCCATGCTGCCGGCGGGCACGCGGAACACCGTGCCGGCGGCAATCAGCGGCGAGATCAGCAGCGTGGGCACGCGTGGCCCGAAACGTTTGAAGTCGAAGCCGTATTCGCCAGCCGTCGCATCGGGCGGAACCGCGTTGGTCGGCGGCGGCACGTGGTCGTAGCAGCCGCCGTGCTCGTCATAGGTCACGATCAGCAGCGTCTGGTTCCACAGCGGGCTGCTGCGCAAGGCGGTATAGACGTCGTGGATCAGCTGCTCGCCCAGCGACACATCGTAGTTGGGATGCTGGCTGTTGCCGCTGGAACCCCAACTGGGTTCGAGGAACACGTAACTGGCCAGCGTGCCATGGGCAGCCGCCGCCTGGAAATCCGCGAACTTGCCGAAGTTGGCGTCCGGCGCATTCACCAGGTCGCTGTACGACACGCGCGTGAGCGGTTCGGCGTTGTAACCGTAGACGGCCCACGACACGCCTTTCTCCGACAGGGATGCATAAATGGTTGGCGCGGTGAATGACTTGGTGGCGTCATCCATATGGCCCTGCGACGTACCCGTCTGCGTGAACGCGCGATTGGGCAGCGTTTCGGTGGGCGCCGAACCGAACCAGTGATCGCATACGGCAAAGCCGCGCGCCAGCGCCGACAGCACCGGCAAGGTCTGCGGCGTGTGCATGCCCATGATGTCGGAGGCCACGGTGCCGGCCAGGATAGAGCGCTTCTGCTGCGCCTCCCACGCCAGCGTGGCGGCGAAATTGCTCACGAAACCGTTGTTGCCGGCCACCGGCGGCGTGGGCGCCGTGCTGCTGCCGAACAACTGCGCATTGGTGGCGCTGTAGCCCTCGCCGGGATCGGCGCCCGGCATGAAATAGGTGCTGGTGGTGCCCTGCGCGATGGGAAACACGGTCACGGCACCGCTCGCACCCGGGTTGCTCTCCTTGCCGGTCAGCCCTTCGAACGGCTGTCCGGTGGGCGATACATTGCCGGTATCGGCGTAGAGGTAGCCCAGCATGTGATCGAAAGAACGGTTCTCAAGCATCAGCACCACGATGTGGTTGATCGCAGACAACCGGTTCGCCTTCGGAGTAGCCATGTCGCCGCCTTGGGATTGCGGGGGGATGGGGCCTGTTTCGCCGGCCGGCCTGTATGCATTCCATCATCGCAAGGTGTCTGGTGCATTACCCGGCGGCCCTCGCGGCGCTCAGCTTCAGGCGGACTGAAGTTTCGCCACGCCACGCCGATAAAGCCCACGTCGCCTGATGAACCGGGCGCCGACCACCCTTCATGGCGGAACACGCATGCTGCAAACGGCACCGGACATCGCTTATCTCAAGGCCGCATGGGCCGCATTCGCGGGCATCAGCGGCGCCAACGCCCAGCAAAGCTACGAGGCGGCCGGCCTGAGCTTCACGCGCATCAACCACTCCACCCTGGTGCGCAAGAACAACGTTCAGGTGTCCACCATGCCTCTGCACTACACGCGCCATGACTTGCGCGTGGGCTTTCTTGGCCGCATCGAGAATGAAGTGCGCAAGGCGGTCAACGAGATGGATGCCGTGTTCTGGCGCGACCTGTGCGTGCCCGAAGGCCATCGCGTGGTGGTCGAGCTCGAAGAATGCCTGCGCATGCTGCGTCGCCGCGGCAACCGTTCGCTGTCCATCCTGATCCAGCCCGATGGTAACGCCTCCGACACCCGCGTGCAGGTGGAGATACGCGTGTTCCTGGACTCCCCGCGCGCCTGCCTGTACGCCCATGCGGCGGACGCCACCACCCATGGCTTTGTCGACCTGCTGGAAGATGTCCCCAAGCGCGCGCGCATGCCCCGTGCCCGCGACTACGCCGAGCTGGCCAGCCAGGTGAGCGCCACGCTGAACGAGGCCATCGCGGCCTTCCCGCGCGCCCAGCTGGCCGCCTGAACGGCTATTCGGCGGGACGTCTATTCGACAGGAATGTAGATATCCGTTTCCGAGGCCGGGTCATCCGGCCCGGTGAAGCGCTCGTCGTAACGCTCAAATTCCACCCCGGACCGCGAACGCAGCCCCAGCTTGGGCAGCAGGCGGGTATGGATGGCCTGGAAGGCTTCACCAATGCCCGCCACCACGCCGCGGTGGGTGAATACGCCGTACTTCTGCGCGGGCACCGTGAACTTCACCATGCCATCGGGCACGGCCGCATCGTGCGCCACCGGAATGCCCGCCACATACCGCAGCATGCCGTCCGGCATGGCCGCGCACACGCCATAGGCAATGCCGGGTTCCACATTGGGGCCCACTTCCTGCTCACGCGGCAGGAACCGGTCCCACAGCGCCCCGATGCCCGTGGGGCTGCGCGAGATGTACTCCAGTCCGACAACCGTAAAAGCGGGCAACGACACGATCCGATGATCCATGGGGGCGTCCCGGCGACAGCGATGAACGAAGCCCAAGCCTAAGCCACACGCCGCCCAGCACAAGGGGGATAAATGGGCTACGTGCGCCATTGGTCCCGATGCGTCTCGCCCCGTGCGGAGATGTCGAAACCGGCGGCCGCCGTTCGTCGCAAGGATAGACGCGGCCTTCGCCCCCGGCGGCCGAGGATGCGTCCACCCTCACACCGTCCCAGCGCCCGAGGCCCGTCATGTCCCAAGCGTCCCCCGTGATCCCTGCCCTGCTTCCTGTTGCCGAGCTGGTCCAGCGCAACGGCAGCAGTTTCAGCGGCGAAAGTCCCGAGTACCGCCATGCCCGCAACGCGTTGCTGGCCGAAGAACTGGAGCTGCGCCGGCACATTGAACGCGTGGCCGAGCAACGCCGCGCGCTGCCGCCAGGCCCCGAGGCAAAGGGCGACTACCGCTTCATCGGCGAACACGGCCCGGTGGACCTGGCCGGCCTGTTCGGCGACAGGCAGACCCTGGTGACCTACAGCTACATGTTTGGCCCCCAGCGCGAACGGCCCTGCCCCATGTGCACGTCGTTGCTGGGTGCATGGAATGGCGAAGCCCGTGATATCCAGCAACGCGTCGCCCTGGCGGTCATCGCCCGCTCGCCACTCGAACGCCTGGCCGCCTTCAAACAGGAACGCGGCTGGAAGGATCTGCCGCTGTATTCGGACCACAACGGCGAGTTCAGCCGCGACTACCACGCCATCGCCGACGACGGCAGCGACATCCCTGCGTTCAATGTCTTCACCCGACGCGATGGCCGCATTCGCCTGTTCTGGGCCGGAGAAATGGGCATGGCCACCGCCGACCCCGGCCAGGACCCGCGCGGCGCCCCGGACCTCATGCCGATCTGGACCATCCTGGACTGCGTGCCCGAGGGCCGCGGCACCAGCTGGTATCCGAAGCTGGATTACGGCAGTTGATCGACACGGAACGGGTCGCCACGCGGCGGCCCGTCCGGGTGATCCATCACCCCATCGTCTTCAGGCAATTGACCATCCACGCCTTGCCGAAGCGGTCGGTGAGCATGCCGAAGCGATGCGCCCAGAAGGTTTCGGCGATGGGCATGGTCACCTCGCCGCCTTCGGACAAGGCCTTGAATACGCGTTCGGCTTCGGCCGGGTTGTCGACGTCGATGTTCACGCATCCCCTGGAGATGGCCGCGTTCGGCGGCGCGTCCGCACCCATCAGGATGCTGTGGGGCGTTTCCAGTTGCGAATGCATCACGCGCCCGTGGGTTTCCGGCGGCATGTCCTTGGCCATGGGCGATTCGCCGTAGGTCATGCGCATGGTGATCTTGCCGTTGAACGCCTTGGCGTAGAAATCGAACGCTTCCCGCGCCTGGCCATCGAAATCGAGATAGGGAATGAACTTCATGCGGCGTCTCCTGCCTGGTGGGTACCGTGCGCCTCCCGGCCGGCCACGCGCACGCGGCAACCGCCATCGAGGTCACCCATGGAACCGCGCCAGTCATCAGGGTGGTCAGGCGCGCGGTTCATCAGAATGACGAACGCGCGTCTCATGGATCGACATCAGGCCACGCACCGGGCGAGCCCGGCGCCCGGCCGGGCGATCAGGCGCGGGCCATGCCGTGCAGTTCGGTATCGGCAATCACGCGGTTGCGACCGGTGCGCTTGGCGCGATACAGCGCGGCGTCCGCTTCCTTTCGCAACAGCCCCAGCTCGTAGCCGGAGCTGTCGGTGGAGGCCAGGCCAATGCTGGCCGAGAACGTCACCAGGCGACCATCGCCATCCACCGGGGTCGATTCGATGGCAGCGCGGATGCGATCAGCAATGGCCACGCCCTGCTCGCGCGTGCAATCCGGCAGCAGGATGCCGAATTCCTCGCCGCCCAGCCGGCCGAACAGGTCGGTAGGACGAAGCTGGCGCCGGCACAACGCCACGGTATGACGAAGCACCACGTCGCCCACGGCATGGCCGTGGGTGTCATTGATCAGCTTGAAGTGATCCAGGTCGATGGAGATCAGGCAGGCCGCACCGGACTTCCGCTCCGTCTGGTGCAGCACGCGATCGGCCTCGCTCACGAAATGCTGGTGGTTGTAGATGCCGGTCAGGCTGTCCTGGTACGACAGCATCTTGAAGCGCAGCTGCGAGCGCTTGAT
The nucleotide sequence above comes from Dyella telluris. Encoded proteins:
- a CDS encoding ExbD/TolR family protein; protein product: MAFSARASDAPLAQINVTPLVDVLLVLLVITMITSPVLTHKLKLDLPQPGTVDKATPTETVQLSIHADGSMTWNDSPVDAAMLSSQLAVAAHRSEQPSLLIDPADGVSYQTVADVIADARRQGLQKIDFMGSR
- a CDS encoding 2'-5' RNA ligase family protein codes for the protein MLFSDLQAGPSETLVADLRDYPEWHRGRRRYGVWVVPVQDADLLGYLETARAQLADLIHPSPRRQPHLTLYVCGFPGEGPLDDDFPASGLAQQQASLERFAGASCRLPLARPDSFASAAFVPVGDPMERLADWRRVLGQAAREIRQAAYVPHITLGLYRQCVPAAVVRERLAALDAPPLSMVVDEIQYVTFDARDQLGPLHTVHRITLDASSEVALPQA
- a CDS encoding GIY-YIG nuclease family protein is translated as MPYPPHIATPSGTWCLYLIECRDGSYYAGITNDLDARYQAHVDGKGARYTRSHPPLRLIGSRVYENRSAASRAEWEIKQLPKQRKIAYLTAPAG
- a CDS encoding transferrin receptor-like dimerization domain-containing protein, producing the protein MTRLTIRPLLAACLLASMGGALAADDNSHKDAGMLGFSADGATAQQSLEQRFDALLDPADQREWLKQMSSAPNQVGSPHDKANAEFMLAKFKEWGWDAHIETFNVLYPTPKKVALELKGPHPYTAKLHEPAVAGDASSAIKQDVLPPYNVYGGDGDVSAPLVYVNYGMPDDYKDLARRGIDVRGKIVITRYGGGWRGLKPKLAQEHGAVGCLIYSDPRDDGYAEGDTYPKGGWRPEDGVQRGSVADMQQYPGDPLTPGIGSTPDAKRLALKDAKTVLKIPVLPISYADATPLLKSLTGPVAPGGWRGALPITYHIGPSSAPVHLTVLSDWGQKPVYDVIATIKGSTEPDRWIVRGNHHDGWVFGAWDPLAGNVALLAEAKAIGTLYKQGWKPQRTLVYASWDGEEAGLLGSTEWAETHADELRQKAVLYLNSDTNGRGFLEAGGSHSFQHLVNQVAGSVTDPETKGSVLERMRAHVMVEGSSKDAKAETKEFAKLAAAGGDVPIAALGSGSDYSAFLQHVGVASLDIGFNGEDESGGVYHSAYDTFDHYVRFGDPDFQYGVALSKVAGHIVLRTADASVLPMRFGDFSDTLDRYVDQLHKLVEDTRKDTEQQHQLLDKHAYALVSDPTRPILPPERDSDVPDIKLAPLDDAAKKLKKSAQAFDVAYNERASAGFKLSAAQQEQVNALMGQMEHALTRGEGLPGRPWFQHMIYAPGMLTGYGVKTVPGVREAIEARRWDEASQFAQVTAKTLDGYREQLDKITAMLKKPS
- a CDS encoding alkaline phosphatase family protein codes for the protein MATPKANRLSAINHIVVLMLENRSFDHMLGYLYADTGNVSPTGQPFEGLTGKESNPGASGAVTVFPIAQGTTSTYFMPGADPGEGYSATNAQLFGSSTAPTPPVAGNNGFVSNFAATLAWEAQQKRSILAGTVASDIMGMHTPQTLPVLSALARGFAVCDHWFGSAPTETLPNRAFTQTGTSQGHMDDATKSFTAPTIYASLSEKGVSWAVYGYNAEPLTRVSYSDLVNAPDANFGKFADFQAAAAHGTLASYVFLEPSWGSSGNSQHPNYDVSLGEQLIHDVYTALRSSPLWNQTLLIVTYDEHGGCYDHVPPPTNAVPPDATAGEYGFDFKRFGPRVPTLLISPLIAAGTVFRVPAGSMALDHTSILRTVETRWGVAALTARDAAAPDVGDALTLATPRTDDPLAGVMPPTSKGKNPAAGEPSHLQQVYAELVSRLPVPDAQGNTGHVMPVLKTEAEVDRYIDERLAAWKASRLPAS
- a CDS encoding GyrI-like domain-containing protein, encoding MDHRIVSLPAFTVVGLEYISRSPTGIGALWDRFLPREQEVGPNVEPGIAYGVCAAMPDGMLRYVAGIPVAHDAAVPDGMVKFTVPAQKYGVFTHRGVVAGIGEAFQAIHTRLLPKLGLRSRSGVEFERYDERFTGPDDPASETDIYIPVE
- a CDS encoding DUF899 family protein, translating into MSQASPVIPALLPVAELVQRNGSSFSGESPEYRHARNALLAEELELRRHIERVAEQRRALPPGPEAKGDYRFIGEHGPVDLAGLFGDRQTLVTYSYMFGPQRERPCPMCTSLLGAWNGEARDIQQRVALAVIARSPLERLAAFKQERGWKDLPLYSDHNGEFSRDYHAIADDGSDIPAFNVFTRRDGRIRLFWAGEMGMATADPGQDPRGAPDLMPIWTILDCVPEGRGTSWYPKLDYGS
- a CDS encoding VOC family protein, which produces MKFIPYLDFDGQAREAFDFYAKAFNGKITMRMTYGESPMAKDMPPETHGRVMHSQLETPHSILMGADAPPNAAISRGCVNIDVDNPAEAERVFKALSEGGEVTMPIAETFWAHRFGMLTDRFGKAWMVNCLKTMG